From one Pyxidicoccus xibeiensis genomic stretch:
- a CDS encoding leucine-rich repeat domain-containing protein codes for MTEPVRPKSVPAEAWWSPPDKEWILGPRDAEGRLHGKVRYWRPDGTLCCICDLVEDRPHGSSVRFHESGEESQTCTFVDGELHGTRTWFATEQRTTEGMHAGGMSPKVRRMEMDYEHGVFFATRFFDADGNALCRDGTPLPPRPATVDANATFHESRWISGRWNEKGQRMGLLRHHTREGVLLEETEWRNDIANGVHRVFEDNGHPREEVTYRSGKRHGTARTYRLDGTLARKAEVSKGQYHGVLRDYDETGTRIVREVRFEHGVRLTPPAPAPVVPEPSRPPPEDWRARVWQEDPTSLDLSNLGLERLPDEVRTLRRLTLLELVNNRIRSLPAWLVELESLANLTLGRNHTPEPRTGRAVVAHLRRTRELPATERRVRFCLFMGDVIQARNEKDVPALVRALDDEDPSVRAYAEVALAGARPSPLVPGRRVHVLGAPRQRRPSELRRELEAAGLVTVSSPEEADVLFASGRTKLAGEARPIAVEADLPARPWDSRELARLCVAAEVHPQADERRRARARFRREAPAPLWAFVHGCAPALATANPVKLVRRIRVLGRTGWLDERTLAEEVLRHSGRGDGYFLEESGPQTRSVLAKCLQKRTLNLAWKGLSRLCPEVGDLPDVAQLNLEGNKLSALPEELGDLFSLNLLDLRFNPLRALPAGLARLNQLRELRLSNTGLPVTASGPLFTLTALTRLYVDGCDWGRVPDAIGQLTRLESLQLGDNGLTTLPDSLAQLQRLTFLHLTHNDFGTVPRVIFELRALKTLWLEGCKLRELSADLERLQALETLCLWHNALESLPIDALTRLPRLKEVRIRDNKLPPGTEAKLRAALPRCVIY; via the coding sequence ATGACCGAGCCTGTGCGCCCCAAGTCCGTCCCCGCCGAGGCGTGGTGGAGCCCACCTGACAAGGAGTGGATCCTCGGGCCCCGTGACGCCGAGGGACGGCTCCACGGGAAGGTGCGCTACTGGCGGCCGGACGGGACGCTCTGCTGCATCTGCGACCTCGTGGAAGACCGGCCGCACGGGTCCTCGGTGCGCTTCCACGAGAGCGGCGAGGAGTCGCAGACGTGCACCTTCGTGGACGGTGAGCTCCATGGCACGCGGACGTGGTTCGCGACGGAGCAGCGCACCACCGAGGGCATGCACGCCGGGGGCATGAGCCCGAAGGTGCGCCGCATGGAGATGGACTACGAGCACGGCGTGTTCTTCGCCACGCGCTTCTTCGACGCGGACGGCAATGCGCTGTGCAGGGACGGCACGCCGCTGCCGCCCAGGCCCGCCACCGTGGACGCGAATGCCACGTTCCACGAGAGCCGGTGGATCAGCGGCCGGTGGAACGAGAAGGGCCAGCGCATGGGCCTCTTGCGCCACCACACGCGCGAGGGCGTGCTCCTGGAGGAGACGGAGTGGCGCAATGACATCGCGAATGGAGTGCACCGCGTCTTCGAGGACAACGGCCACCCGCGCGAGGAGGTCACCTACCGCAGCGGCAAGCGCCACGGCACGGCCCGCACGTACCGCCTGGATGGCACGCTGGCCCGCAAGGCCGAAGTGTCCAAGGGGCAGTACCACGGCGTGCTGCGCGACTACGACGAGACGGGCACCCGCATCGTCCGCGAGGTCCGCTTCGAGCACGGCGTCCGGCTGACCCCTCCGGCCCCCGCTCCTGTGGTTCCCGAGCCGAGCCGCCCACCGCCCGAGGACTGGCGCGCGCGCGTCTGGCAGGAGGACCCCACCTCGCTCGACCTGTCCAACCTGGGGTTGGAGCGGCTCCCGGACGAGGTGCGCACGTTGCGGCGCCTCACCCTGCTGGAGCTGGTGAACAACCGCATCCGGAGCCTGCCCGCGTGGCTCGTGGAGCTGGAGTCGCTCGCGAACCTCACGCTGGGGCGGAACCACACGCCGGAGCCACGCACGGGCCGCGCCGTGGTGGCCCACCTCCGGCGCACCCGCGAGCTGCCCGCGACGGAGCGCCGCGTGCGCTTCTGTCTCTTCATGGGCGATGTCATCCAGGCGCGGAACGAGAAGGACGTGCCCGCCCTGGTGCGTGCCCTGGACGATGAGGACCCGAGCGTCCGGGCCTATGCGGAGGTGGCGCTCGCGGGCGCGCGTCCGAGCCCGCTGGTGCCCGGCCGGCGCGTCCACGTCCTGGGAGCCCCACGGCAGCGCCGGCCGTCGGAGCTTCGCCGCGAGCTGGAGGCCGCCGGGCTGGTGACGGTCTCCTCTCCCGAAGAGGCGGACGTGTTGTTCGCCTCGGGACGGACGAAGCTCGCCGGCGAGGCGCGTCCCATCGCAGTGGAGGCGGACCTGCCCGCGCGGCCCTGGGACTCGCGGGAGCTGGCCCGGCTCTGCGTCGCGGCGGAGGTCCATCCCCAGGCCGACGAGCGCCGCCGGGCCCGGGCCCGCTTCCGCCGCGAGGCTCCAGCGCCGCTCTGGGCCTTCGTCCATGGTTGCGCTCCGGCGCTGGCGACGGCGAACCCCGTCAAGCTGGTGCGGCGCATCCGGGTGCTCGGGCGCACCGGGTGGCTGGACGAGCGGACCCTCGCGGAGGAGGTCTTGCGGCACTCCGGACGGGGAGACGGGTACTTCCTCGAGGAGAGCGGCCCCCAGACGCGGAGCGTGCTGGCCAAGTGTCTCCAGAAGCGCACGCTCAACCTGGCCTGGAAGGGCCTGAGCCGGCTATGCCCGGAGGTGGGCGACCTCCCGGACGTCGCCCAGCTCAACCTCGAGGGGAACAAGCTCTCCGCGCTGCCGGAAGAGCTCGGCGACCTCTTCAGCCTGAACCTGCTCGACCTCCGGTTCAATCCGCTGAGGGCACTGCCCGCGGGACTCGCGCGGCTGAACCAGCTCCGCGAGCTGCGCCTGTCGAACACCGGGCTCCCCGTCACCGCGAGCGGGCCCCTCTTCACGCTCACCGCGCTGACCCGCCTCTATGTCGATGGCTGCGATTGGGGAAGGGTGCCCGACGCCATCGGCCAGCTCACGCGGCTGGAGTCGCTGCAGCTCGGTGACAACGGGCTGACGACGCTCCCGGACTCGCTCGCCCAGCTCCAGCGGCTCACCTTCCTGCACCTGACCCACAATGACTTCGGCACCGTGCCCCGCGTCATCTTCGAGCTGCGCGCGCTGAAGACGCTCTGGCTGGAGGGCTGCAAGCTGCGCGAGCTGTCCGCGGACCTCGAGCGACTCCAGGCGCTGGAGACGCTGTGCCTCTGGCACAACGCGCTGGAGTCGCTTCCCATCGATGCGCTGACCCGCCTCCCCCGCTTGAAGGAAGTGCGCATCCGCGACAACAAGCTCCCGCCCGGGACGGAGGCGAAGCTCCGGGCCGCGCTGCCCCGCTGCGTCATCTACTGA